The nucleotide sequence GGGCGTCGAGGACGTCCTGCCGTTCGCGACCTCCGCCGTCCGTGAGGCGACCAACGCCGATGAGGTCCTGGCCCGGGTCGCCGAGGCGACCGGCGTGCGGCTCCAGGTGCTCAGCGGCGCGGACGAGGCGCGGCTCACCTTTCTGGCCGCCCGCCGCTGGTTCGGCTGGTCCGCGGGGAAGCTGCTGGTCCTGGACATCGGCGGCGGTTCGCTGGAGATCGCGTACGGCATGGACGAGGAGCCCGACACGGCGGTCTCGCTGCCGCTGGGGGCCGGCCGGCTGACCGGTTCCTGGCTGCTCGGCGACCCGCCCGACGCGGCGGAGGTACGGGCCCTGCGGCGCCATGTGCGGGCCGAGATCGCCCGGACCGTCGGCGATTTCAGCCGTCATGGGGCGCCGGACCACGTGGTGGCCACCTCCAAGACCTTCAAGCAGCTCGCCAGGATCACCGGCGCCGCGCGCTCCGCCGAGGGGCCGTACGTGGAGCGCCGCCTCACCCGCCGGGCGCTGGTGGAGTGGGTGCCGAAACTGGCCGCCATGACCACCGAGGAACGGGCCGGACTGCCCGGGGTTTCCGAGGGCCGGGCCGGACAGCTTCCGGCCGGGGCGCTGGTGGCGGAGGCCGCGCTGGATCTGTTCGGCGTGGAGCAGCTTGAGATCTGCCCGTGGGCGCTGCGCGAGGGCGTCATCCTGCGCCGCCTGGACCACCTGCCCACGTGACCACGCGGCGTCACCGGGGCCGGGAGCGGCGGCGGGGCTGGAAAGCGGCGACGGCCGGGCGGGAAAGCCCCGGCGGCCGGGCTGGAAAGCGGCGCTGACCGGGCTGGAAAGCCCTGGTGGCTGAGCCGGAAAGCGGCGGTGGCCGGGCCGGAAACCCCTGGTGGCCAGGCCGGAGAGCGGAGGTGACCGGGCTGGAAAGCGGCGGTGGTTCAGCCGCAAGCGCCGCCGCGGTTCGGCTGCGGAGAGCAGCCGCCGTACGCTGTCCCTCGTGACAGAGCCAGTGGTGCGCATCCCGGATGCGAAGGTCGCGCTGTCCACAGCCTCGGTCTATCCGGAGTCGACGGCGACGGCCTTCGAGATCGCGGCACGCCTGGGCTACGACGGCGTCGAGGTCATGGTGTGGACCGATCCGGTCAGCCAGGACATCGAGGCGCTGCGTCGGCTCTCGGACTACCACCGGGTGCCGATCCTCGCCGTGCACGCTCCCTGTCTGCTGATCACCCAGCGGGTCTGGTCGACCGACCCCTGGGTCAAGCTGCAGCGGGCGAGAGCGGCCGCCGAGAAGCTCGACGCGTCCACCGTCGTGGTCCACCCGCCGTTTCGATGGCAGCGGTCCTACGCCCGCGAGTTCGTCAGCGGAATCTGGCGGATGGCCGACGAGACCGATGTGCGGTTCGCGGTCGAGAACATGTACCCGTGGCGCTATCGCGATCGCGAGATGCTGGCGTACGCCCCGGGCTGGGACGTCACCCAGGACGACTACCGCCACTTCACCATCGATCTGTCGCACACGGCCACCGCCCGTACGGACGCGATGGAGATGGTGGACCGCATGGGCGACCGGCTGGCCCATCTCCACCTCGCCGACGGCCAGGGCTCCAACAAGGACGAGCATCTGGTGCCGGGGCGCGGCAGCCAGCCCTGCGCCGAGCTGCTGGAACGGCTCGCGGCCACCGGTTTCGACGGCAATGTGGTCGTCGAGGTCAACACCCGGCGGGCCATGTCCACCGCCGAGCGCGAGGCCGACCTGGCGGAGGCCCTGGCGTTCACCCGGCTGCATCTGGCCTCGCCGACCTCGGCCACTCGGCCGAGCAGGGCGGTGCCCGGTTCATGACCCCCGCCTCGTCCCGGCCCGCCACGGGCCCGCGCAAGCGTGGCCGCCCGGCCCGTACGAGCGCCTCCGACGGCCCCGGCGCCCGCGACCGGATCCTGGCCGCGGCGCGCAACGAATTCGCCGAGCGCGGCTACGACAAGACCTCGATCCGTGGCATCGCCAAGGCCGCGGAGGTGGACCCGGCGCTGGTCCACCACTACTTCGGCACCAAGGAGCAGGTCTTCGAGGCGGCCATCGAGCTGATCTTCGCGCCCGCCATGGGCGCCCCGGACGCGGTGCACGGCAGCCGGGAGGGCGCGGGCGAGCGGATGGCCCGCTTCATGTTCGGCATCTGGGAGAACCCCGTCAGCCGGCTGCCGCTGCTCGCCGTGATGCGCTCGGCGCTGACCAACGAGACCGCCTCCGTGGTGCTGCGCGGCATGATCGAGCGCCGGGTGCTGCTGCGGATGGCGGGTGAGCTGGACGTCCCGAACCCCGAGTTCCGGGCCCAGCTCGCGGCCGGGCACCTCATCGGGATCGCGATGCTGCGGTATGTGATCCGGATGGAGCCGATGGCCTCGGCCGAGGTCGACGACATCGTGGCCATGGTGGGGCCCACCCTGCAGCGCTATCTGACCGAGAGCTGATCGAGGGCTTCCACACAGTGACCCCACCGTCTCTGGATCCGGACGGACCATCCGGATCCATGGACACAGGCGTAGGCTCAGAAGACTCCGATCCGATTCGCCGGGCGTCCCATTGGCTGGACGCACGTATTACGAGGGAGCCGAGCACCGTGCCCGAGCTGAGGTCTCGCACCGTCACCCATGGCCGCAACATGGCGGGCGCCCGCGCCCTTATGCAGGCGTCCGGCGTAGCGCGCGAGGACTTCGGCAAGCCGATCATCGCCGTGGCCAACAGCTTCACCGAGTTCGTGCCCGGTCACACCCACCTCCAGCCGGTCGGCCGGATCGTCAGCGAGGCGATCCACGCGGCGGGCGGCATTCCGCGCGAGTTCAACACCATCGCGGTGGACGACGGCATCGCCATGGGCCACGGCGGGATGCTCTACAGCCTCCCCTCCCGCGATCTGATCGCCGACTCCGTGGAGTACATGGTCGAGGCGCACTGCGCCGACGCGCTGATCTGCATCTCCAACTGCGACAAGATCACGCCCGGGATGCTGATGGCGGCGATGCGGCTCAACATCCCGACCGTCTTCGTCTCCGGCGGCCCCATGGAGGCGGGCCGGGCCACGCTCGTCGACGGCACCGTCCGCAAGCTGGACCTGATCAACGCGATCTCGGACGCGGTCAACGAGAACGTCTCGGACGAGGACATCCTCCGTATCGAGAACAACGCCTGCCCGACCTGCGGCTCCTGTTCCGGCATGTTCACCGCCAACTCGATGAACTGCCTGACCGAGGTGATGGGCCTCTCCCTGCCGGGCAACGGCTCGGTGCTGGCCACCCACACCGCCCGCAAGGCGCTCTACGAGACCGCCGGCCGTACGGTCGTGGACATCACCAAGCGCCACTACGAGCAGGACGACGAGACCGTTCTGCCGCGCTCCATCGGCAGCCGCGCCGCCTTCGACAACGCCATGGCGCTCGACATCGCCATGGGCGGCTCGACCAACACGATCCTGCATCTGCTGGCCGCCGCCCAGGAGGCCGGTCTCGACTACGACCTCGACGACATCAACGAGGTCTCCCGCCGGGTGCCCTGCCTGGCCAAGGTCGCCCCGAACGTGGCCCCCGGCGGCACGTACTACATGGAGGACGTGCACCGCGCGGGCGGCATCCCGGCGATCCTCGGCGAGCTGTTCCGCGCCGGGCTGCTGAACGAGGACGTCCACTCCGTGCACAGCTCCTCGCTCGCCGACTGGCTCAAGACCTGGGACGTGCGCGGCGGTTCACCGTCCGCCGAGGCCGTCGAGCTGTGGCACGCGGCCCCCGGCTGCAAGCGCTCCGCCACCGCCTTCTCGCAGTCCGAGCGCTGGGACACGCTGGACACGGACGCCGCCGGCGGCTGCATCCGCGACCTGGAGCACGCCTACTCCCAGGACGGCGGACTGGCCGTCCTCAAGGGCAATCTGGCCGTCGACGGCTGCGTGGTGAAGACCGCGGGCGTGGACGAGTCGATCTGGACCTTCGAGGGCCCCGCCGTGGTCTGCGAATCCCAGGAGGAGGCCGTCGAGCGGATCCTGGGCAAGCAGGTCAAGGAGGGCGACGTCGTCGTCATCCGCTACGAGGGCCCCAAGGGCGGCCCCGGTATGCAGGAGATGCTCTACCCCACCTCCTTCCTCAAGGGCCGGGGCCTGGGCAAGGCATGCGCACTGGTCACCGACGGCCGCTTCTCCGGCGGCACCTCGGGCCTGTCCATCGGCCACGCCTCGCCCGAGGCGGCGTCCGGCGGCACCATCGCCCTGGTCCAGGACGGCGACCGGATCCGCATCGACATCCCCGGCCGCACCATCGAACTCCTGGTGAGCGAGGAGGAGTTGGCGGCCCGTCGCGAGGCGCTCGGCGGCGTCTACGCCCCGAAGGACCGCGAGCGCAAGGTGTCCACCGCACTGCGCGCCTACGCCGCGATGGCCACCAGCGCGGACAAGGGCGCGGTCCGCGACGTCAGCCGCCTCGGCTGATGTCGGTCCCGGCCGCCTCCACGGTGTCGTATCCGTAGACCGTGGTGAGGGCGTCACCGCTCAGCGTCAGCTCGGCGGGGACGCCACCGGGGTCCGTACGCGCCTTGCCCCGCCACAGCACCCGGCCGTCCCCGCGGTCCAGCGCGACCGTACGGCCCGCGGCGGTGGCCAGAAACAGGGCGTTCCGGCGCCCGGACACGACGGGTGAGCCCAGCCACTCCACCTCCGTCGCCTCGCTCCACAGCCGCTTTCCGGCCGTGGTGACGGCGGTGACCTCGCCGTTCTGCCGGACGAAGTAGAGCGTGTCGCCCACCAGAGTGGGCTTGGTCTGCTGGGCGGAGAGCCCCTCGGGCAGCTTCACCCGGCGCGCCGGTCCGCCGTTCGGGGAGAGGAACAGCAGATCGGTGTAGTCGAAGCTGTCGTGGTCGCCCTGCTCCAGATAGAGAAGGTCGCCCGAGCGCTCGGCGAGGGACACGCCCGTATCCGGCGCGCCGATCTGCCGGGGCGCTCCCGTGGTGGGGGACAGGGTGTAGAGCCGGCTCGGAGTGTCCGGGTCGCCGCGGTCCTCCATCGGTCTGCAGTCGGCGAGGGGGCGTCCGGCCACCACATCGGGGGAGCAGGTCAGCCCGTGGCCGACCCGGCGCGACCAGAGCGTGCCGCCGGTGCGCGCGTCCACCGCCTGGAAGGTCTCCTGGTCCCAGCTCTGGGTGAGCACGGCGGGGTGGCGGCCCCGCCGGAACACCGCGCCCTGGTCCGCGCCGCCGATGTCGGTCTTCCAGACCCGCTCACCGTCGCTGGTGCGGTAGCCCTCCAGCCGGGCCGTTCCGTCCGAGAGTCCGACGGTGCCCAGGACGAGACCGTCGACCACACCGATCAGCGCGTCCGGCTTCGTCGGCCGGTGCCAGGTCACGCGGCCCCGGGCGTCCAGCCTGGTGAGGGCGATCCCGGAACCGCCGCAGTACAGATCGGTGCCCGAGGCGAGACAGCGACGGGCGCTCAGCCCGTTGACCGTCTGCGGAGTGCCTTCGAGGCGGGTCACGACGTCGTCGTCGCCGGGCTCGGTGAGCGTGCGCTGCCAGGGGCGCCATCCGGACGGGAGCGAGACGTCGGGCGACGAGCCGGTGGCGGGGCGGGGGTCCGGCCGGTCGCCGGATCCGGCCTTGAGAACGACGACCGCCCCGACGACCGCGGCGACCAGGCCCGCGGCCGCTCCGGCGGCCACCAGGGCGCGGCGCGGGAGACGGGTGCGGCGGGGCGCGCGGCCGACCTCCGTCGGCACGGCGGCGCCGGTGTCGGCGTGCTCGGAATCGGCCTCGCCTGTTCCGTGGCCGTCCGTGCCGTCCTCGTCGGGCAGCGTCCGTAGCCGCTCCAGCAGCTCGTCAAGACCGGGGCGCGCGGACGGCTCCTTGCTCAGGCAGTCCGCGACCGTGTCGCGCAACGGCCCGGTCACCGCGTCCAGTTCCGGCGGCTCGTGCACCACGTGGTAGGCGGTCATATACGGGCTGTCCGCGTCGAACGGGCTCTGGCCGGTCGCCGCGAACACCACCACCGTCGCGAGCGAGAACACATCGGACTCCGGTCCGACCTCCCGCGGATCGCGCAGTTGCTCCGGGGACATGAACGGGGGCGTGCCCATGACCCGGCCCGTCATGGTCAGGGTCTGGTGGTCCGCCGCCCGGGAGATGCCGAAGTCGATGACGCGGGGGCCCTCTTCGGACAGCACGATGTTGGCCGGTTTGAGATCCCGGTGCACCACACCCGCCCGATGGATGTCCCGCAACGCCTCCACCAGCCCGATCGCCAGCCGCCGCAGCTCGGCGCCGCGCAGCGGACCGTCCGCCGCGACCCGCTCGGCGAGGGTGCGGCCGGGGACGTACGAGGTCGCCATCCACGGCAGTACGGCATGGGGGTCGGCGTCCACGACGGCCGCGGTGAACGCGCCGCTGACCCGCCGGGCGGCCGCGACCTCCTGCCGGAACCGCACCCGGAACTCATCGTCGTCGGCGAACTGCTGATGCACCACCTTCAGGGCCAGCCGCCGCCCCGACTGCGACTGGGCCAGATACACCGTGCCCATCCCGCCGCGGCCGAGCCGCCGTTCGAGTGCGTAGCCTCCGATGGACTCCGGGTCC is from Streptomyces hygroscopicus and encodes:
- a CDS encoding TetR family transcriptional regulator — its product is MTPASSRPATGPRKRGRPARTSASDGPGARDRILAAARNEFAERGYDKTSIRGIAKAAEVDPALVHHYFGTKEQVFEAAIELIFAPAMGAPDAVHGSREGAGERMARFMFGIWENPVSRLPLLAVMRSALTNETASVVLRGMIERRVLLRMAGELDVPNPEFRAQLAAGHLIGIAMLRYVIRMEPMASAEVDDIVAMVGPTLQRYLTES
- a CDS encoding serine/threonine protein kinase yields the protein MALRAGDPESIGGYALERRLGRGGMGTVYLAQSQSGRRLALKVVHQQFADDDEFRVRFRQEVAAARRVSGAFTAAVVDADPHAVLPWMATSYVPGRTLAERVAADGPLRGAELRRLAIGLVEALRDIHRAGVVHRDLKPANIVLSEEGPRVIDFGISRAADHQTLTMTGRVMGTPPFMSPEQLRDPREVGPESDVFSLATVVVFAATGQSPFDADSPYMTAYHVVHEPPELDAVTGPLRDTVADCLSKEPSARPGLDELLERLRTLPDEDGTDGHGTGEADSEHADTGAAVPTEVGRAPRRTRLPRRALVAAGAAAGLVAAVVGAVVVLKAGSGDRPDPRPATGSSPDVSLPSGWRPWQRTLTEPGDDDVVTRLEGTPQTVNGLSARRCLASGTDLYCGGSGIALTRLDARGRVTWHRPTKPDALIGVVDGLVLGTVGLSDGTARLEGYRTSDGERVWKTDIGGADQGAVFRRGRHPAVLTQSWDQETFQAVDARTGGTLWSRRVGHGLTCSPDVVAGRPLADCRPMEDRGDPDTPSRLYTLSPTTGAPRQIGAPDTGVSLAERSGDLLYLEQGDHDSFDYTDLLFLSPNGGPARRVKLPEGLSAQQTKPTLVGDTLYFVRQNGEVTAVTTAGKRLWSEATEVEWLGSPVVSGRRNALFLATAAGRTVALDRGDGRVLWRGKARTDPGGVPAELTLSGDALTTVYGYDTVEAAGTDISRGG
- a CDS encoding dihydroxy-acid dehydratase, coding for MPELRSRTVTHGRNMAGARALMQASGVAREDFGKPIIAVANSFTEFVPGHTHLQPVGRIVSEAIHAAGGIPREFNTIAVDDGIAMGHGGMLYSLPSRDLIADSVEYMVEAHCADALICISNCDKITPGMLMAAMRLNIPTVFVSGGPMEAGRATLVDGTVRKLDLINAISDAVNENVSDEDILRIENNACPTCGSCSGMFTANSMNCLTEVMGLSLPGNGSVLATHTARKALYETAGRTVVDITKRHYEQDDETVLPRSIGSRAAFDNAMALDIAMGGSTNTILHLLAAAQEAGLDYDLDDINEVSRRVPCLAKVAPNVAPGGTYYMEDVHRAGGIPAILGELFRAGLLNEDVHSVHSSSLADWLKTWDVRGGSPSAEAVELWHAAPGCKRSATAFSQSERWDTLDTDAAGGCIRDLEHAYSQDGGLAVLKGNLAVDGCVVKTAGVDESIWTFEGPAVVCESQEEAVERILGKQVKEGDVVVIRYEGPKGGPGMQEMLYPTSFLKGRGLGKACALVTDGRFSGGTSGLSIGHASPEAASGGTIALVQDGDRIRIDIPGRTIELLVSEEELAARREALGGVYAPKDRERKVSTALRAYAAMATSADKGAVRDVSRLG